One genomic segment of Aquipluma nitroreducens includes these proteins:
- the rpsM gene encoding 30S ribosomal protein S13 gives MARISGVDIPNNKRGEIALTYIYGIGRNLSVTLLEKAGVDKDIKVQDWTDDHLAAIRAAISGSIKVEGELRSETQMNIKRLMDIGCYRGIRHRVGLPVRGQSTKNNARTRKGKRKTVANKKKATK, from the coding sequence ATGGCTCGTATAAGTGGTGTTGACATCCCTAACAATAAAAGAGGCGAAATTGCATTAACCTATATCTATGGTATCGGTCGCAATCTTTCAGTAACTCTCCTCGAAAAAGCCGGTGTAGATAAAGACATCAAGGTTCAGGATTGGACTGATGATCATCTGGCTGCTATTCGTGCAGCTATCAGTGGAAGCATCAAGGTTGAAGGCGAATTACGTTCTGAAACTCAGATGAATATTAAACGATTGATGGATATCGGTTGCTACCGTGGGATCCGTCACCGTGTAGGCTTACCTGTTCGTGGACAGAGCACAAAAAATAATGCTCGTACACGTAAAGGAAAGAGAAAAACTGTTGCTAATAAGAAAAAAGCCACTAAATAA
- the hisS gene encoding histidine--tRNA ligase, producing the protein MAQKPSIPKGTRDFSPAEMTNRNYIFDTIKSIFRLYGFQPIETPAMENLSTLMGKYGEEGDKLLFKILNSGDFAAAPSDQELLERNSIRLTNKISEKGLRYDLTVPFARFVVQYRNDISFPFKRYQIQPVWRADRPQKGRYREFYQCDVDIVGSDSLLNEMELVQIVDQVFSKLKINTVVKINNRKILAGIAETIGEKDRIVDITVAIDKLDKIGLEKVNEELLEKGIPQDAVDKLQPILHLSGSVSEKLNQLELAIGQSGIGAKGIAEVRTLFAYLDTLELTTEVELDLTLARGLNYYTGAIFEVKAKDVAMGSICGGGRYDDLTGIFGMPNVSGVGISFGADRIYDVLTQLELFPAATADSTKLMFVNFGAAEEAFCLPVLAAVRKAGINAEIFPDKSKMGKQMTWANNKKIPFVAIVGENEMAQGKINLKNMLSGEQQLVTAQELIKILSA; encoded by the coding sequence ATGGCACAAAAACCTTCAATCCCAAAGGGAACCCGCGATTTTTCTCCGGCTGAAATGACCAACCGGAACTATATTTTCGATACCATCAAGAGTATTTTCCGACTGTACGGGTTTCAACCCATTGAAACTCCGGCCATGGAGAATCTGTCGACTTTGATGGGGAAATACGGCGAAGAAGGCGATAAATTGCTGTTTAAAATTCTGAACTCAGGCGATTTCGCTGCTGCTCCATCTGATCAGGAATTGTTGGAACGAAACAGCATCCGCCTGACCAACAAAATCTCTGAAAAAGGTTTGCGCTACGACCTGACAGTGCCTTTCGCCCGTTTTGTGGTGCAGTATCGCAACGATATTTCATTCCCGTTTAAACGCTACCAGATCCAACCAGTTTGGCGAGCCGATCGTCCGCAGAAGGGCCGTTATCGCGAGTTTTACCAGTGCGATGTGGATATTGTGGGCAGCGATTCGTTGCTCAACGAAATGGAACTGGTGCAGATAGTCGATCAGGTTTTCTCTAAACTGAAAATTAATACCGTCGTTAAAATTAATAACCGGAAAATATTGGCCGGAATAGCTGAAACTATCGGAGAGAAAGACCGGATTGTTGACATTACCGTTGCCATTGATAAACTCGACAAAATTGGTCTTGAAAAAGTGAATGAAGAATTACTTGAAAAAGGTATTCCTCAAGATGCAGTTGATAAGCTTCAACCGATTCTGCATTTGTCGGGTTCGGTTTCCGAAAAATTAAATCAGTTGGAATTGGCTATCGGTCAATCCGGAATTGGTGCAAAGGGAATTGCCGAAGTACGTACCTTATTTGCTTATCTGGATACGTTGGAATTGACCACCGAAGTTGAATTAGATTTGACTTTAGCCCGCGGATTGAATTACTATACAGGCGCCATTTTCGAGGTAAAAGCCAAAGATGTGGCCATGGGCAGCATTTGTGGTGGCGGTCGCTACGACGATTTAACCGGAATCTTCGGGATGCCCAACGTTTCGGGTGTTGGCATATCGTTTGGTGCCGACCGTATTTACGATGTGCTGACCCAGTTGGAATTGTTTCCGGCAGCAACCGCCGATTCGACTAAATTGATGTTCGTGAATTTTGGTGCTGCCGAAGAAGCCTTCTGTTTGCCCGTTTTGGCTGCCGTTCGTAAGGCAGGAATCAATGCCGAAATCTTTCCTGATAAAAGCAAAATGGGCAAGCAAATGACCTGGGCAAACAACAAGAAAATTCCATTTGTGGCCATTGTCGGCGAAAACGAGATGGCGCAAGGTAAAATCAATCTGAAGAACATGCTCTCGGGCGAACAACAGTTGGTTACAGCTCAGGAACTGATAAAAATCCTATCCGCATAA
- the ykgO gene encoding type B 50S ribosomal protein L36, translating to MKVRASIKKRSADCKIVRRKGRLYVINKKNPKYKQRQG from the coding sequence ATGAAAGTAAGAGCATCCATTAAAAAACGTAGCGCCGACTGTAAAATTGTTCGCAGAAAAGGCCGTTTGTACGTGATTAACAAAAAGAATCCGAAGTACAAACAACGTCAGGGATAA
- the infA gene encoding translation initiation factor IF-1: MAKQSSIEQDGTIIESLSNAMFRVELENGHTITAHISGKMRMHYIKILPGDKVKVEMSPYDLTKGRISFRYKN; this comes from the coding sequence ATGGCAAAACAGTCTTCAATAGAACAAGACGGAACAATCATTGAATCATTATCGAATGCAATGTTCAGGGTTGAATTGGAAAATGGGCATACTATTACTGCACATATCTCCGGAAAAATGCGGATGCATTACATCAAAATTTTACCGGGCGATAAAGTGAAAGTTGAAATGTCGCCATATGACCTGACAAAAGGAAGAATTTCTTTTAGATATAAAAACTAA
- the hutH gene encoding histidine ammonia-lyase, whose translation MEREIHYISPERLTYPIIEEILERNKMLAISDESIALIQKSKAYLDRKISETEGPLYGINTGFGALCNIEVSKEDLSKLQKNLVISHACNLGPEIPSDVVRLMLLLKAHALSRGNSAVQLATVQRILDLYNYNILPVVCEQGSLGASGDLAPLAKLFLPLIGMGEVYHQGILKPASEVLVEMGWEPIQLQAKEGLALLNGTQFMSAHAVFTLLKAFRLLDYADIIGALSLDSFDGLIEPFMAQVQEIRPHSGQIKTAENFRKLLEGSELIHREKAHVQDPYSFRCIPQVHGAVKDAVAYVAGVVEIEINSVTDNPTVFPDDDLIISGGNFHGEPLALSLDFLAIALSEIGSISERRTYRLISGDRQLPEFLVANPGLNSGFMIPQYAAASIVSLNKQLSTPASVDSIPSSNEQEDHVSMGGNAATKALKVATNVYSILAIELYNAAQAMEFRRSARTSDYLEHFWADYRKHVSFVDEDTLMYVGINKTIEFLENGSYRL comes from the coding sequence ATGGAAAGAGAAATTCATTACATATCACCCGAAAGGTTAACTTACCCAATCATAGAAGAGATTCTGGAACGCAACAAAATGCTGGCAATCTCTGATGAATCTATTGCGTTGATTCAGAAAAGTAAAGCCTATCTCGACCGCAAGATTAGTGAAACAGAAGGCCCTTTGTATGGAATCAACACAGGTTTTGGGGCACTGTGCAATATTGAAGTGTCCAAAGAAGACTTGAGTAAATTACAGAAAAATCTGGTTATTTCGCATGCCTGCAACCTCGGGCCTGAAATTCCTTCGGATGTGGTTCGGCTCATGCTTTTGCTTAAGGCTCATGCTTTGTCGCGAGGAAATTCAGCTGTTCAGTTGGCCACCGTTCAGCGAATTCTGGATTTGTATAACTACAATATTTTGCCAGTTGTGTGCGAACAGGGTTCTTTAGGCGCAAGTGGCGATTTGGCTCCGTTGGCCAAACTTTTCTTGCCATTAATTGGGATGGGCGAAGTTTATCATCAGGGAATTCTTAAACCGGCCTCGGAAGTACTGGTTGAAATGGGGTGGGAGCCTATTCAACTGCAAGCCAAAGAAGGATTGGCCTTATTGAACGGAACCCAATTTATGAGTGCCCATGCCGTGTTTACATTGCTGAAAGCATTCCGTTTGTTGGATTATGCTGATATTATTGGCGCTTTGTCGCTCGATAGTTTCGATGGGTTGATTGAACCTTTTATGGCGCAGGTTCAGGAAATTAGGCCACATTCAGGACAGATAAAAACTGCTGAGAACTTCAGGAAGTTATTGGAAGGAAGTGAGTTGATTCACCGGGAAAAAGCGCATGTTCAGGATCCGTATTCGTTTCGGTGTATTCCTCAGGTTCACGGTGCAGTTAAAGATGCGGTTGCATATGTTGCCGGAGTTGTTGAGATTGAAATCAATTCGGTGACCGATAATCCAACAGTTTTCCCAGATGACGACCTGATCATTTCCGGAGGAAATTTCCACGGCGAACCTTTGGCTTTGTCGCTCGATTTTTTGGCCATTGCTCTTTCTGAAATCGGAAGTATCTCCGAACGTCGCACGTACCGTTTAATTTCGGGAGATCGGCAACTTCCGGAGTTTTTGGTTGCTAATCCCGGATTAAACTCCGGATTCATGATCCCACAATATGCTGCAGCTTCAATTGTCAGTCTAAACAAACAGCTTAGTACACCCGCTTCGGTTGATTCGATTCCATCGTCGAACGAGCAGGAAGATCATGTAAGTATGGGTGGTAATGCTGCAACGAAAGCATTGAAAGTAGCTACAAATGTTTACAGTATTCTGGCCATAGAACTTTACAATGCTGCACAGGCAATGGAATTCAGGAGGTCAGCCCGAACTTCAGATTACCTGGAACATTTTTGGGCCGATTACCGGAAGCACGTTTCATTTGTTGACGAAGATACGTTGATGTATGTTGGAATTAACAAAACCATAGAGTTTCTTGAAAATGGTAGTTATCGACTTTAA
- the ettA gene encoding energy-dependent translational throttle protein EttA gives MSDDNKIIFSMYRVSKTYPPQKQVLKDISLSFFLGAKIGIIGLNGSGKSTLLKIIAGLEGSYQGEVVFSPGYTVGYLEQDPQLDDSKTVKEIVQEGVQEIVDVLQAYEDINLKFGDPDVYENQDVMDKLYEEQAVLQDKIDHFDAWNLDAKLERAMDALQCPPDDQLVGELSGGERRRVALCRLLLKEPDVLLLDEPTNHLDAESIQWLEMHLQQYKGTVICITHDRYFLDNVAGWILELDRGEGIPWKGNYTSWLDQKSKRMEQEEKVASKRRKSLERELEWIRMAPKARQAKSKARMGAYDRMVNEDVKQKEEKLEIFIPNGPRLGEKVISAESVAKGYGDRLLFEDLNFVLPPNGIVGVIGPNGAGKTTLFKLIMGLEHADKGTFDVGETVKLAYVDQTHKAIDPEKTVYQVITGGSDLISVGGKQLNARAYVSRFNFGGADQEKKCGYLSGGEKNRLHLALALKEEGNVLLLDEPTNDIDINTLRALEEGLDNFAGCAVVISHDRWFLDRIATHILAFEGDSKVVFFEGGFTDYEENRKKRMGDANPHRVKYKKLVKD, from the coding sequence ATGAGTGATGATAATAAGATAATTTTTTCGATGTACAGGGTAAGCAAGACTTATCCTCCTCAAAAGCAAGTTTTGAAGGATATCTCCTTGTCTTTTTTTCTCGGCGCAAAAATTGGGATTATTGGATTGAATGGCTCCGGGAAATCAACCTTACTAAAAATTATTGCTGGACTTGAAGGTTCGTATCAGGGAGAAGTTGTTTTTTCACCCGGATATACTGTCGGATATTTAGAGCAGGATCCACAGCTTGACGATTCGAAAACGGTAAAAGAAATTGTACAGGAAGGAGTCCAGGAAATAGTAGATGTTTTACAAGCTTATGAAGACATTAACCTGAAATTTGGTGATCCTGATGTTTATGAAAATCAGGATGTCATGGATAAACTGTATGAAGAACAGGCTGTGCTTCAGGATAAAATTGACCATTTTGATGCATGGAACCTCGATGCAAAACTTGAACGCGCTATGGATGCACTGCAGTGTCCTCCTGATGATCAGCTCGTTGGTGAACTTTCCGGAGGTGAACGTCGCCGGGTTGCTTTATGCCGCTTGCTTTTAAAAGAGCCTGATGTATTATTGCTTGATGAGCCTACCAACCATTTAGATGCTGAATCGATTCAGTGGCTCGAAATGCATCTGCAACAATACAAAGGAACCGTGATTTGTATCACTCACGACAGGTATTTCCTTGATAATGTGGCTGGTTGGATTTTAGAATTGGATCGTGGCGAAGGCATTCCATGGAAGGGAAATTATACCTCATGGCTCGATCAAAAATCGAAGCGTATGGAGCAGGAAGAAAAAGTGGCTTCGAAACGCCGAAAATCGTTGGAACGTGAGTTGGAATGGATTCGCATGGCTCCCAAGGCTCGTCAGGCGAAATCTAAGGCACGTATGGGAGCTTACGATCGGATGGTTAATGAAGATGTAAAACAGAAGGAAGAGAAACTCGAAATCTTTATTCCCAACGGACCACGTTTGGGCGAAAAGGTAATTTCAGCTGAATCTGTTGCCAAAGGTTATGGTGATCGTTTGTTGTTCGAAGACCTGAATTTTGTGCTTCCACCAAACGGAATTGTGGGAGTTATTGGGCCAAATGGCGCTGGTAAAACAACGCTGTTTAAACTGATTATGGGACTGGAACACGCTGATAAAGGTACTTTCGATGTGGGCGAAACCGTAAAATTGGCATACGTTGATCAGACTCATAAAGCAATCGATCCAGAGAAAACAGTTTACCAGGTAATAACTGGTGGCAGCGACTTGATTTCGGTTGGCGGGAAACAATTGAATGCCCGTGCTTATGTTTCAAGGTTTAATTTTGGTGGTGCCGATCAGGAAAAGAAATGTGGATATCTTTCAGGTGGAGAGAAGAATAGGCTGCACCTTGCTTTGGCGTTGAAAGAAGAAGGAAATGTATTGTTGCTCGACGAGCCTACCAATGATATTGATATCAATACACTGCGTGCATTGGAAGAAGGCTTGGATAATTTTGCAGGTTGCGCCGTAGTTATTTCGCACGACCGCTGGTTCCTCGACCGCATCGCTACTCATATTCTGGCATTCGAAGGCGATTCGAAAGTGGTATTCTTCGAAGGTGGATTTACCGATTATGAAGAGAATCGGAAGAAACGAATGGGTGATGCGAATCCACATCGGGTGAAATATAAAAAACTGGTAAAAGACTAG
- the rplQ gene encoding 50S ribosomal protein L17 → MRHSKKFNHLGRTSAHRKAMLSNMANSLIFHKRIATTLAKAKALRIYVEPLITKAKDDSTHSRRVVFEYLKSKTAVAMLFRDVAEKVADRPGGYTRILKTGNRLGDNAEMCIIELVDFNENMLAAKESRAKPVKSRRGGKKKADAPKATAPVAPVVAPEVTEAPEEKTEE, encoded by the coding sequence ATGAGACATAGTAAAAAATTCAACCATTTAGGTAGAACAAGCGCTCATCGGAAAGCAATGTTGTCCAATATGGCCAACTCTTTGATTTTTCATAAACGTATTGCAACGACCCTAGCCAAAGCTAAGGCCTTAAGAATATATGTTGAGCCACTTATTACCAAAGCTAAAGACGATTCGACTCATTCACGCAGGGTTGTGTTTGAATATTTGAAAAGCAAAACAGCTGTTGCAATGTTATTCAGAGATGTTGCTGAAAAAGTAGCTGATCGTCCAGGCGGTTATACCAGAATTCTTAAAACAGGAAATAGACTTGGTGACAATGCAGAAATGTGTATTATCGAGTTGGTCGACTTCAACGAAAACATGCTGGCTGCTAAGGAAAGTAGAGCAAAACCAGTGAAATCTCGTCGTGGTGGTAAGAAAAAAGCAGACGCTCCAAAAGCTACTGCTCCTGTAGCTCCAGTTGTGGCTCCTGAAGTAACAGAAGCTCCTGAAGAAAAAACTGAAGAATAG
- a CDS encoding response regulator has translation MKLLIVDDNPINQKFLYYSLKKYYEIETADNGLEAVEMLEKNSYDVVLMDLSMPVMDGAEATLRIRKSINAKNKHVPIIFVTTNDFEHDRTRCMKNGGSDYLIKPVDINELLNSINIQLNLRQEIF, from the coding sequence GTGAAGCTATTAATTGTTGACGATAATCCGATTAATCAGAAATTTCTATACTACTCCTTAAAAAAGTATTATGAAATAGAAACGGCTGACAATGGACTTGAAGCAGTTGAAATGCTTGAGAAGAATAGTTATGATGTTGTTTTAATGGATTTGTCGATGCCGGTTATGGACGGTGCTGAAGCCACACTGCGAATCCGAAAATCCATAAATGCTAAGAATAAACATGTTCCTATCATTTTTGTAACAACTAACGATTTTGAACACGATAGGACGCGCTGCATGAAAAATGGAGGAAGCGATTACTTGATTAAACCAGTTGATATTAATGAATTATTAAATTCGATTAACATTCAACTCAACCTGCGACAAGAAATATTCTAA
- the rpsD gene encoding 30S ribosomal protein S4, whose product MARYTGPKSRIARKFGEPIFGPDKALEKKNFPPGFHGLASRRRKKSEYGTQLKEKQKAKYMYGVLERQFSNLFKKASASKGVTGEVLLQLLEARLDNVVFRLGIAPTRSAARQLVSHKHINVNGEVLNIPSYTVRPGDVISVREKSKSLEVITTSLNSRRSSKFAWLEWDNSQLAGKFLTRPERAEIPENIKEQLIVELYSK is encoded by the coding sequence ATGGCAAGATATACAGGACCAAAATCCAGAATCGCCCGAAAATTTGGTGAACCAATTTTCGGACCGGACAAAGCACTTGAAAAGAAAAATTTTCCACCGGGATTTCACGGTTTAGCTAGCCGAAGACGTAAAAAATCTGAGTACGGAACCCAATTAAAGGAAAAACAAAAAGCCAAATACATGTATGGTGTATTGGAACGTCAATTCTCTAACTTATTTAAAAAAGCTTCTGCATCAAAAGGTGTAACAGGTGAAGTACTGTTGCAACTACTGGAAGCTCGTTTGGATAATGTTGTATTCCGTTTAGGAATTGCTCCTACACGTTCTGCTGCACGTCAATTGGTTTCTCACAAGCACATTAATGTTAATGGTGAAGTATTAAATATTCCATCATATACAGTTCGTCCGGGTGACGTTATTAGTGTTCGTGAAAAATCGAAATCACTTGAAGTTATTACAACTTCATTGAACTCACGTCGTTCTAGTAAATTTGCATGGTTGGAATGGGATAACTCTCAATTGGCAGGTAAGTTTTTAACCCGTCCTGAAAGAGCAGAAATTCCTGAAAACATTAAAGAACAACTTATCGTAGAGTTGTATTCTAAATAA
- a CDS encoding WbuC family cupin fold metalloprotein, whose amino-acid sequence MLKIVSPQLLNELSQKAVNSMRKRLNHNFHDDLADPINRMLNAFEPGTYIQPHKHENPDKREVFIVLRGSLVVVFFDNSGTPTDFVLLDRDKGNYAVEIPVGAWHSLFALESGSVVYEVKDGPYLPMNDKNFASWAPKEGDSGCEEYLKNLTNQYYNR is encoded by the coding sequence ATGCTAAAAATAGTTTCTCCGCAATTACTCAACGAGTTGAGCCAAAAGGCAGTAAACTCAATGCGAAAGCGGCTGAATCACAACTTTCACGACGATTTGGCCGATCCGATAAATCGGATGCTAAATGCTTTTGAGCCGGGAACCTACATTCAGCCACATAAACATGAAAATCCGGATAAGCGCGAAGTTTTTATCGTACTGCGCGGAAGTTTGGTCGTAGTATTCTTTGATAATTCAGGAACTCCGACTGATTTTGTCTTACTCGATCGGGACAAGGGAAACTATGCAGTTGAAATCCCGGTTGGAGCGTGGCATTCTTTATTCGCCCTCGAATCTGGATCTGTCGTTTATGAAGTGAAAGATGGTCCGTATTTACCCATGAATGATAAGAATTTTGCAAGTTGGGCACCAAAAGAAGGTGATTCGGGCTGTGAGGAATACCTTAAAAATTTAACCAATCAATATTATAACCGATAA
- a CDS encoding BRO-N domain-containing protein — MTNIKLFESKQIRSVWNETDQKWYFSVQDVVEVLTESADVKQYIKRILSRDESLKSNWGTICTPVEMQAADGKRRKVQAADSRGLLRIIQSIPSPKAEPFKQWLAQVGSDRLDEIENPELATQRTRELYKLKGYSDDWIEKRMRSIAIREELTEEWKNRGVKEKIEYAILTAEISKATFGLTPSEYKEVKGLKSQNLRDHMTDLELIFSMLGEASTKEIAVNTDTQGFEQNKRAAKAGGEIAGDARKQLEIKSGKKVVTSENYLPEDKKKVSLSKKNE, encoded by the coding sequence ATGACCAACATTAAACTTTTTGAAAGCAAGCAAATACGGTCGGTTTGGAATGAAACCGACCAGAAATGGTATTTCTCTGTTCAGGATGTAGTAGAAGTTCTAACAGAGAGCGCAGATGTAAAGCAGTATATAAAAAGAATTTTGAGCCGTGATGAGTCGCTTAAAAGCAACTGGGGTACAATTTGTACCCCAGTTGAAATGCAAGCCGCTGACGGCAAAAGGAGAAAAGTGCAGGCTGCCGATTCAAGAGGCCTATTGCGGATCATACAATCCATTCCTTCTCCAAAGGCAGAGCCATTTAAGCAATGGCTGGCTCAGGTTGGTTCCGACCGTTTGGATGAGATTGAAAATCCGGAATTGGCTACCCAGCGAACAAGAGAATTGTATAAACTAAAAGGATATTCGGACGATTGGATTGAAAAACGAATGCGCAGCATTGCCATTCGGGAAGAATTGACCGAGGAATGGAAAAATCGGGGAGTTAAAGAGAAAATAGAATATGCTATTCTAACGGCTGAAATTTCGAAGGCAACTTTTGGATTGACACCTTCGGAGTACAAAGAGGTAAAAGGCTTGAAAAGTCAAAACTTACGGGATCACATGACCGATCTGGAACTGATTTTCTCCATGTTAGGCGAAGCTTCAACTAAAGAAATAGCTGTGAACACCGACACTCAGGGATTTGAGCAAAATAAACGGGCAGCAAAAGCAGGAGGAGAGATTGCCGGAGATGCCAGAAAACAACTTGAAATCAAATCAGGAAAGAAGGTTGTTACCAGTGAAAACTATTTGCCTGAGGATAAAAAGAAGGTTTCGCTTTCAAAAAAGAACGAATAG
- a CDS encoding DNA-directed RNA polymerase subunit alpha gives MAILAFQKPDKVIMVETDEKYGKFEFRPLEPGYGITIGNALRRILLSSLEGYAITTVKIDKVDHEFATIKGVMEDVTEIILNLKQIRFKREVEDFDNEKVSISITGQDTFTAGDINKFMTGFRVLNPELIICRMEPEVKLQMDITINKGRGYVPSAENKPIDAEFGVIPIDSIFTPIKNVKYAVENYRVEQKTDYEKLVFEITTDGSIHPKDALKEAAKILIYHFMLFSDEKITIDSDEKFANEEFDEEVLHMRQLLKTKLVDMDLSVRALNCLKAADVETLGELVTYNRNDLLKFRNFGKKSLTELDDLLVSLNLTFGMDISKYKLDKE, from the coding sequence ATGGCAATATTAGCGTTCCAAAAACCCGACAAAGTTATAATGGTTGAAACCGATGAGAAGTACGGTAAATTCGAATTCCGTCCATTGGAACCAGGTTATGGTATTACAATTGGTAATGCCTTACGAAGAATTCTGTTATCCTCTTTGGAAGGTTATGCAATTACAACTGTCAAAATCGACAAAGTTGACCATGAATTTGCGACTATTAAAGGTGTAATGGAAGATGTAACTGAAATTATCCTTAATCTGAAGCAGATTCGTTTTAAACGTGAAGTTGAAGATTTTGATAATGAGAAGGTTTCTATCTCAATTACCGGACAGGACACATTCACTGCCGGAGATATTAATAAATTTATGACCGGCTTCCGTGTTTTAAATCCAGAGTTAATTATCTGCCGGATGGAACCTGAAGTTAAATTGCAGATGGATATCACCATCAACAAAGGTCGCGGATATGTCCCTAGCGCTGAAAATAAGCCGATCGATGCTGAGTTTGGAGTAATTCCGATCGATTCAATTTTCACACCGATCAAAAATGTGAAATATGCTGTCGAAAATTATCGTGTTGAGCAAAAAACTGACTATGAAAAGTTAGTTTTTGAAATCACAACCGATGGTTCAATTCATCCTAAAGATGCATTGAAAGAAGCTGCAAAAATTCTGATTTATCATTTCATGCTGTTCTCTGACGAAAAAATCACCATTGATTCGGACGAGAAATTTGCCAACGAAGAGTTTGATGAAGAAGTATTGCACATGCGCCAACTTTTGAAAACAAAACTGGTTGACATGGATCTTTCTGTACGTGCATTGAATTGCCTGAAGGCTGCGGATGTTGAAACCCTAGGAGAGCTGGTTACTTATAACCGGAACGATTTGCTTAAATTCCGTAATTTTGGTAAAAAATCACTCACAGAATTGGATGACTTATTGGTGAGCTTGAATTTGACGTTCGGGATGGATATCAGTAAATATAAACTTGATAAGGAATAA
- the rpsK gene encoding 30S ribosomal protein S11 → MAKKTGSTKKRVVIVEAIGQAHIHSSFNNIIVSLTNGNGEVISWSSAGKKGFRGSKKNTPYAAQVASEECSKIAYDLGLRKVKVYVKGPGNGRESAIRAISSVGIQVSEIVDVTPLPHNGCRPAKRRRV, encoded by the coding sequence ATGGCAAAAAAGACTGGTTCTACTAAAAAACGAGTTGTTATCGTTGAAGCAATCGGACAGGCACACATTCACTCTTCATTCAATAATATCATTGTGTCGTTGACCAATGGTAATGGTGAAGTTATTTCGTGGTCGTCTGCTGGTAAAAAAGGGTTCAGAGGTTCTAAAAAGAATACTCCCTATGCTGCTCAGGTAGCTTCTGAAGAATGTTCCAAGATAGCTTATGATCTTGGTCTGAGAAAAGTAAAAGTATACGTAAAAGGTCCAGGTAATGGTCGTGAATCTGCAATTCGTGCAATTAGCAGCGTTGGCATTCAGGTCAGTGAAATTGTTGACGTTACCCCACTACCACACAATGGATGTCGTCCTGCAAAAAGGAGACGTGTTTAA